Part of the Bacillus sp. THAF10 genome is shown below.
TCTACCGTTAGCTTTGTCTTTTCACCATCTTCATTAATAAAAGTCAATTCTAGGCTAAACATCGCTCTCCCCCTTTCTTAAAATTTAATCAGGTAATTCATCAAACGATTACCCTAAGAAATGTAGCTCACTTCGTTTGACTCTGTACACAGGAGAAGTTTGTAATCCTGAAATTGCTCCAGCTGCCTGCAAAAGGGATGCAGGCTCTGCTTGTACTCTAATGTTGTTGTAATTCTTCGTACGATACATTAGCTTCCCTTTTTCATCTTCGCCAAGCTCATACATTAACCGAAGCTGAACATTTTCCACAGCGAATTCTGCCATTCTCTCACCCCCTTTCACTTTCTATATAAAGTAAAAGGACAAAAAGGTAGCAAAAAAAATACCCCCATCCAGAAAGACTGGAAAGAGGTAGTAGTTTAAGATACAGACTGCCGAATAGTTGTTTTCCTATTAGATGAAAGCTTCTGTAGTGCAGACTCATTGTAACCAACAATTAGTTTATTATCTGATGTAATGATAGGCCTTCTTAAGAGCTTTGGTTCATCAATCATGATTTTTATCAGCTCTGATAAAGATAGATCGTTAACATCTAAACCAAGTTCTTTAAAAGTTTGGCTACGTGTTGCCAAAATTTCATCCATCCCTTCTGTTGTTAAAGAAAGGATATTCAGCATTTCTTCCTTGGAAGGAGTTTCTCTAAAAATGTGTTTTTCCTTAAACTGGATATTATTTGCTTTTAACCATTTTTTTGTTTTTCTGCAGGATGTACAACTTGGGTAACTGTAAAAAATGATTTCATTCATCATACTTACCTCCCCTATTTTTATCCGAAACATGTTGCGTTGAATTTATTGTATATCATCTGTATAACTTTTGTACAGTATTTTGTATAATATTTTTTGAACATTTTTTCACCTACGAATTTATGCCCTGTAGTCGCAGTATTTTGTTATAATATATCTTGTATGCATAAACTGCATAAACTTTGTACAACTGGAGAAAAATGTACTTATCTTGCAATCGTCACAAACTCGAAACAAACGCTTATTTACAAGTAAAGCGCTGTTACATTATAATAGGAAAGTGACAAGCATAAGGATTAGTGCGTAAGGAGGGGATACATATGGATCGTATGTACCGTGTAATGGGTTTCTGGACGGGGATTTTTGCCGTTATGTTCTATCTTGGCCACATGACGCAAACATCTTTACTATTCTTCGGACAAACGGTATTCTTCATTTTATTAAGTTATCTTAAGCTATCTGAACGTATGTACATCTATATTTTCGGAGCGTATTTGACAATTTTCTTTGTTGCCTTCTCTTATTGGACAACATTTATGATGGTACCAGGTGGAAATGGTGGACATTAAACATACGTAGTTTCACAATAAAAAGCGATTGACTTTGATGTCAATCGCTTTTTATTGTCTTCCACCCATCAGTTCCTTTCTCATGAAGCATGACACAAAAAGAGTTGCTCCAGCTACTGTCCATGATTAGTGATCTAATCGCTCTATTCTGCTTGCTTTTTTCAGAAAATGGATTAGAGTC
Proteins encoded:
- a CDS encoding DUF1659 domain-containing protein; this encodes MAEFAVENVQLRLMYELGEDEKGKLMYRTKNYNNIRVQAEPASLLQAAGAISGLQTSPVYRVKRSELHFLG
- a CDS encoding Spx/MgsR family RNA polymerase-binding regulatory protein, with the translated sequence MNEIIFYSYPSCTSCRKTKKWLKANNIQFKEKHIFRETPSKEEMLNILSLTTEGMDEILATRSQTFKELGLDVNDLSLSELIKIMIDEPKLLRRPIITSDNKLIVGYNESALQKLSSNRKTTIRQSVS
- a CDS encoding DUF2626 domain-containing protein; translation: MDRMYRVMGFWTGIFAVMFYLGHMTQTSLLFFGQTVFFILLSYLKLSERMYIYIFGAYLTIFFVAFSYWTTFMMVPGGNGGH